CGGGCGGTCCGGAGGCGGCCGCACGCGAGGCCCGCTATGCGGCGCTCACCGCTGCAGCGACGGAGCTCGACGCGGCGGCGCTCCTGCTGGCCCACACCCTCGACGACCAGGCGGAGACCGTGCTGCTGGGGCTCGCCCGCGGCAGCGGCGGCGGCAGCCTGCAGGGCATGTCACCGGATGCGGGGCTGCTGAAGCGGCCGCTGCTCGGCATCCGCCGCGCCGCCACGCGGCAGGCCTGCGCCGACCAGGGCCTCGAGCCCTGGGACGATCCGCACAACCTCGACCCCTCCTACGCCCGGGTGCGGGTGCGCGAGCGGGTGCTGCCGGTGCTCGAAGCCGAGCTCGGCCCGGGGATCGCCGAGGCGCTCGCCCGCACCGCCGAGCAGTCGCGGGAAGACGGCGAGGCGTTCCAGCAGCAGATCGAGGAGTTCATCGAGGACGTCTGCGAGCCGGCCGAGGCGGGCATCGCGGTGTCGGTGGCGGCGCTCGCGGCCAACCCTTCGGCGCTGCGGCAGCGCGTCATCCGCTACGTGGTGGGCGCCGAGTTCGGGGTGTCCCTCAGCCGAGCGCAGACCCTCGAGGTGGCACGGCTCGTGACCGATTGGCACGGCCAGGACGCTATCCACCTGCCGGGTCTCACCGCCCGCCGCGAGGCCGGCCTGCTGGTGTTCGCCGCCGTCGAGTAGGCGTCGGGCGCGGTTTCGGCCGGATGGCACCGACGCAACCGCGCCATCTGGCCGAAACCGCACCACGACCTCCGCAAACACCGCAATAGGCTGGGCGCATGGAGCCGGCCGACATCCAGGGTGACCTGACGGAGGTGCTGCTCAGCGAGGCCGAGATCCAGGTGCGGATCGCCGAGCTGTGCCGCGAGATCGAACGCGACTACCAGGGGCGCCCGCTGCTGCTCGTCGGCGTGCTCAAGGGCGCCGTCATGGTGATGGCCGACCTCTCCCGGGAGCTGCGCCGCGATGTCGAAATCGACTGGATGGCGGTGAGCTCCTACGGCGCCGGCACCGAGTCGAGTGGCGTGGTGCGCATCCTCAAGGACCTCGACACCGATCTCACCGACCGCCACGTGCTCATCGTGGAGGACATCGTCGATTCGGGTCTCACGCTCTCCTGGCTGCGCGAGAACCTGTCGAGCCGCGGGGCGGCGAGCGTCGAGATCTGCGCACTGCTGCGCAAGCCCGAGGCGGCGAAGGTCGACGTGGATGCGCGGTATGTGGGCTTCGAGATCCCGAACCATTTCGTCGTGGGCTACGGCCTCGACTACGCCGAGCGGTACCGCAACCTGCGTGCCGTCGGCATCCTCTCCCCCCACGTCTACAGCTGACCGTGGCGCGGCTGGAGCCGCGCCACGGGGGCGGGGGAAACGCCTCCCGCCACGAGGTCGCGGCTCCAGCCGCGCCACGACCCCCACTTAGCCTCCGGCGAACACGCAGGTGGCGTGAAGCGGCCGGGCGGTAGCCTGACAGTCACGTTTCAGAGGAAGGATGCGGGCTCAGGCCCGCTCTCATGGACTTCAAGCGCATCTTCCGCGGCCCGCTCGTCTACATCGTGCTGGGCGCGATCATCCTGATCGTGGGCTTCAACCTGCTCACCGCATCCGGATTCCGCCAGGTCACCACCCAGCAGGGCCTCGAGCTGCTGTCGGGTTCGACCGTCGAGAAGGTCAAGATCGTCGACGGCGAGCAGCGCGTCGACCTGACCCTCACGAAGGCGTACGTCGTCGACGACGTCGACAAGGGCAAGGCCGTCCAGTTCTACTACGTCGCCCCGCGTGGCGCCGAGGTGGTCGACGCCATCAACGCCGCCGACGTGAAGTTCGACGACGAGGTGCCGCAGACCAACTGGTTCACGAGCCTGCTCGGCATCCTGATCCCGTTCCTGCTCATCGGGCTCATCTTCTGGTTCCTGTTCTCGAGCATGCAGGGCGGCGGCAACCGCGTCATGCAGTTCGGCAAGTCGCGCGCGAAGCTCGTCTCGAAGGAGAGCCCGAAGGTCACCTTCAGCGATGTCGCCGGCGCCGACGAGGCGGTCGAGGAGCTCCATGAGATCAAGGAGTTCCTGAAGGACCCGGCCAAGTTCCAGGCGGTCGGCGCGCGCATCCCGAAGGGCGTGCTGCTGTACGGCCCCCCCGGAACCGGCAAGACCCTGCTTGCCCGCGCGGTCGCCGGCGAGGCGGGCGTGCCCTTCTACTCGATCTCGGGATCGGATTTCGTGGAGATGTTCGTGGGCGTCGGCGCGAGCCGCGTGCGCGACCTGTTCGACCAGGCGAAGCAGAACTCGCCGGCGATCATCTTCGTGGACGAGATCGACGCCGTGGGACGTCACCGCGGCGCGGGTCTCGGCGGCGGCCACGACGAGCGCGAGCAGACCCTCAACCAGCTGCTCGTCGAGATGGACGGCTTCGATGTGAAGACGAACGTCATCCTCATCGCCGCCACCAACCGCCCCGACATCCTCGACCCCGCCCTGTTGCGTCCGGGTCGTTTCGACCGTCAGATCGGCGTCGACGCGCCCGACCTGAAGGGCCGCGAGAAGATCCTCGAGACCCACGCCAAGGGCAAGCCGATGTCGAAGAGCGTGGATCTCGCGGTCCTCGCGCGGAAGACCCCCGGCTTCACGGGCGCCGACCTCGCGAACGTGCTCAACGAGGCGGCCCTGCTCACCGCCCGCAGCAACGCGCAGCTCATCGACAACCGTGCCCTGGATGAGGCGGTCGACCGCGTGATCGCCGGTCCGCAGCGCCGCACCCGCGTGATGAAGGACAAGGAGAAGCTCATCACCGCGTACCACGAGGGCGGTCACGCGCTCGCGGCGGCGGCGATGCGGCACACCGACCCCGTGACGAAGGTCACCATCCTGCCGCGCGGCCGTGCCCTCGGCTACACGATGGTGCTGCCGCTGGAGGACAAGTACTCGGTCACCCGCAACGAACTGCTCGACCAGCTGACCTACGCGATGGGCGGCCGCGTGGCCGAGGAGATCGTCTTCCACGACCCCACGACGGGCGCGAGCAACGACATCGAGAAGGCCACCGCGACGGCCCGCAAGATGGTCACCGAGTACGGCATGAGCGCCAACATCGGCGCCGTGAAGCTCGGCCAGTCGCAGGGCGAGGTGTTCCTCGGGCGCGACATGGGCCACCAGCGCGACTACTCGGAGGAGGTCGCCGAGAAGGTGGATGTGGAGGTGCGTCAGCTCATCGAGCAGGCTCACGACGAGGCGTACCGGGTGCTCAGCGACAACCGCGACATCCTCGACACGCTCGCCCGCGAGCTCATCGAGAAGGAGACGCTCGACCACAACCAGCTCGCCGAGATCTTCGCCGAGGTGAGGAAGCTCCCCGAGCGTCCGCAGTGGCTGTCGAGCGAGACGCGTCCGATCAGCGACGTGCCCCCGATCGAGATCGGCACCGCGCCGGTCGACCCGGGCGCGGTGGACGGCGGGGTCGACACCGAGGTGCCTCCGACGAAGCCGAAGCGCACCCCGCGTCCGCGGCAGACGCCCGGCATCGCGACGGCGTAGGCGCCCGTGCCGATCGACTCGAAGCGCATCGAGGCGGCCGTCGTCGAGTTGCTGCGGGCGATCGGCGAGGATCCGGCCCGACCGGGGCTCGCCCAGACGCCGGAGCGGATCGCCGCGTCGTACGGCGAACTGTTCGCAGGGCTCGACGAGGATCCGCTCGAGCACCTCGCCGACGCGGAGGAGTTCACGGGTGAGGCCGACGGCCTCGGCGATCTGGTGCTCGTGCGCGACATCTCGTTCCGCTCCACCTGCGAGCACCACCTGCTGCCCTTCGTGGGCGTCGCCCACCTGGCCTATGTGCCGGGGGAGCGCATCGTGGGTCTCGGCAAGCTCGCCCGCGTGGTCGAGACGCTGAGCTCGCGCCCGCAGCTGCAGGAGCGCCTCACCGAGCAGATCGCGGACGCCCTCGACCAGGGTCTCGCCCCCCGCGGGGCGCTCGTGGTGCTGGATGCCCGCCACGGCTGCGTCTCGGCGCGCGGCACGCGCCAGGTCGACTCCACGACGGTCACCGTCGCGAGCCGTGGCACCCTCGCGGAGCCGGCGGCGCAGGCGGGGGTGCTGGCTCTCATCGGCTCCGGGATCGGCGCGGGAGCAGCGGGGACGCCGTGACCGCGATCCTCGGGATCCTCAACGTGACCCCCGAC
The Protaetiibacter larvae DNA segment above includes these coding regions:
- the tilS gene encoding tRNA lysidine(34) synthetase TilS, which codes for MVADPPRPRLTPAMADIRRAVRESLAGLAPAAASPTTARNAGVLAADARTGGDADAAGGGSPAFLAGPLVLVALSGGADSLALAAAAAFEAPRAGLRAGAVIVDHGLQAGSDAVAARAADQARALGLDPVLVRRVQVGATGGPEAAAREARYAALTAAATELDAAALLLAHTLDDQAETVLLGLARGSGGGSLQGMSPDAGLLKRPLLGIRRAATRQACADQGLEPWDDPHNLDPSYARVRVRERVLPVLEAELGPGIAEALARTAEQSREDGEAFQQQIEEFIEDVCEPAEAGIAVSVAALAANPSALRQRVIRYVVGAEFGVSLSRAQTLEVARLVTDWHGQDAIHLPGLTARREAGLLVFAAVE
- the hpt gene encoding hypoxanthine phosphoribosyltransferase, whose product is MEPADIQGDLTEVLLSEAEIQVRIAELCREIERDYQGRPLLLVGVLKGAVMVMADLSRELRRDVEIDWMAVSSYGAGTESSGVVRILKDLDTDLTDRHVLIVEDIVDSGLTLSWLRENLSSRGAASVEICALLRKPEAAKVDVDARYVGFEIPNHFVVGYGLDYAERYRNLRAVGILSPHVYS
- the ftsH gene encoding ATP-dependent zinc metalloprotease FtsH: MDFKRIFRGPLVYIVLGAIILIVGFNLLTASGFRQVTTQQGLELLSGSTVEKVKIVDGEQRVDLTLTKAYVVDDVDKGKAVQFYYVAPRGAEVVDAINAADVKFDDEVPQTNWFTSLLGILIPFLLIGLIFWFLFSSMQGGGNRVMQFGKSRAKLVSKESPKVTFSDVAGADEAVEELHEIKEFLKDPAKFQAVGARIPKGVLLYGPPGTGKTLLARAVAGEAGVPFYSISGSDFVEMFVGVGASRVRDLFDQAKQNSPAIIFVDEIDAVGRHRGAGLGGGHDEREQTLNQLLVEMDGFDVKTNVILIAATNRPDILDPALLRPGRFDRQIGVDAPDLKGREKILETHAKGKPMSKSVDLAVLARKTPGFTGADLANVLNEAALLTARSNAQLIDNRALDEAVDRVIAGPQRRTRVMKDKEKLITAYHEGGHALAAAAMRHTDPVTKVTILPRGRALGYTMVLPLEDKYSVTRNELLDQLTYAMGGRVAEEIVFHDPTTGASNDIEKATATARKMVTEYGMSANIGAVKLGQSQGEVFLGRDMGHQRDYSEEVAEKVDVEVRQLIEQAHDEAYRVLSDNRDILDTLARELIEKETLDHNQLAEIFAEVRKLPERPQWLSSETRPISDVPPIEIGTAPVDPGAVDGGVDTEVPPTKPKRTPRPRQTPGIATA
- the folE gene encoding GTP cyclohydrolase I FolE; protein product: MPIDSKRIEAAVVELLRAIGEDPARPGLAQTPERIAASYGELFAGLDEDPLEHLADAEEFTGEADGLGDLVLVRDISFRSTCEHHLLPFVGVAHLAYVPGERIVGLGKLARVVETLSSRPQLQERLTEQIADALDQGLAPRGALVVLDARHGCVSARGTRQVDSTTVTVASRGTLAEPAAQAGVLALIGSGIGAGAAGTP